The Stomoxys calcitrans chromosome 3, idStoCalc2.1, whole genome shotgun sequence genome includes a region encoding these proteins:
- the LOC106083718 gene encoding uncharacterized protein LOC106083718 isoform X2 — MLNNGPSSSTGHVVYRNAMSGLQRESGNSSNEHRAENYPYGSFYNMPRDNANTYGNRGFCYQTANGDFSNSKRFENNNNTISYPTYGRFSYGHNKSVVNHGACNRASVGKKSEGLTLLGKRRFASNEQDCFEESYQSQSRRYTGFNDAFHYMMGKGNFGLPTNRSTESDDKSSDNSQCRDGRNEMFGNLKDDYGRQSFYMRNNYNSNKHIEGSNRNNDVSVCAKDEASTGNHNITKPKAWDKHENSDDEPDEGDVGKDIDEADNVVIPSPFKRNFDALDWKYVIKKRVGKHSGRSRKEITDLLKKYPPGPTKKDPENYWRDWWKSYAYIENTIENVERRDKDIRYKLQFQCDVGKTWHQCARTVYDMVQFCKRRMRRITEELLENETQYKVFKYRTILRDVYLNYRPYMSVRRNRLLRKVLYNLNNRVKFALILQSILMTWHRWKNMINKFERAEISLSDEVTYAYSMLNNKLYNFIVYESLLELKNICSDDWPGFNEYYKRLQY, encoded by the exons ATGTTAAACAATGGACCGAGCAGTAGCACAGGACATGTAGTGTATAGAAATGCAATGAGTGGGCTCCAAAGAGAAAGCGGTAACTCAAGTAATGAACATAGAGCGGAAAATTATCCCTATGGCAGCTTTTACAACATGCCTAGAGATAATGCAAACACCTATGGAAATAGAGGTTTTTGTTATCAAACGGCTAATGGAGATTTCAGTAACAGCAAACGctttgaaaataataataataccatCTCCTATCCCACTTACGGGCGTTTTAGTTATGGACATAATAAGTCAGTGGTAAACCATGGTGCTTGTAATAGAGCAAGTGTTGGAAAAAAATCTGAAGGACTAACGCTGCTAGGAAAGCGAAGATTTGCCTCAAATGAACAAGACTGTTTTGAAGAATCTTATCAAAGTCAAAGTAGGAGATATACAGGTTTTAACGATGCTTTCCATTATATGATGGGAAAAGGAAATTTCGGCCTGCCTACAAATCGCAGTACCGAAAGCGATGATAAAAGTTCTGATAACAGCCAATGCAGAGATGGCAGGAATGAAATGTTTGGAAACTTAAAAGATGATTACGGAAGACAAAGTTTTTATATGAGAAATAATTACAATAGTAATAAGCATATTGAGGGATCTAATAGAAATAACGATGTGAGTGTCTGTGCCAAAGATGAAGCGTCCACAGGAAATCACAATATAACAAAACCTAAGGCCTGGGACAAGCATGAAAATTCAGATGATGAACCGGATGAGGGCGATGTTGGCAAAGACATTGACGAAGCCGATAACGTTGTTATACCAAGtccatttaaaagaaatttcgaTGCTCTAGACTGGAAGTATGTTATTAAGAAAAGGGTTGGTAAGCACAGTGGAAGAAGTCGTAAAGAAATAacagatttattaaaaaaatatccaCCTGGCCCCACAAAAAAGGATCCAGAAAACTATTGGAGAGATTGGTGGAAATCTTATGCGTACATTGAAAATACCATTGAAAACGTTGAAAGAAGAGATAAGGATATTCGCTATAAACTTCAATTTCAATGTGACGTTGGAAAAACATGGCATCAATGTGCTCGCACAGTCTATGATATGGTACAATTTTGTAAGAGGCGTATGAGAAGAATTACCGAAGAATTGCTTGAAAACGAAACTCAATACAAAGTATTCAAATACCGAACTATACTTAGGGATGTCTACTTAAACTATCGACCATACATGTCAGTGAGGAGAAATCGCCTACTTCGGAAGGTTCTTTATAATCTAAATAATAgagtaaaatttgcattaataCTGCAAAGCATTTTAATGACATGGCATCGTTGGAAAAATATGATAAACAAATTTGAAAGAGCAGAAATATCTTTATCGGACGAAGTTACTTATGCATATTCCATGCTAAACAATAAGTTATACAATTTTATTGTATACGAAAGTTTACTTGAACTAAAG AATATATGCTCAGATGATTGGCCTGGATTTAACGAGTATTATAAAAGGTTGCAGTACTGA
- the LOC106083718 gene encoding uncharacterized protein LOC106083718 isoform X1, with amino-acid sequence MSNNKRQYWNYFGNPINGFNRDGASGSARNVPNLGTFSMENNEYRSSRNNMGNMSRDNANNYGGSMEDNKCTRNDTDIPNHYNEPFHGSSSGNSGFGVNRAGYGDFNDIRSERFENCNNISYPTAGRVSVFSRLDNGIGNAGRQWVGHNKQAENDSIGNLQGIGGSERNWTPSFENAQTLLGKRRFITEDDGGCFEESYPMRNKRYAGPNDVYQSIRDPDEHRARRPDDNCDGFARGDFMMGKRMTDFIVESHSLLSANCSTQSDGRSNGMSECRDASNQRYGHLQEDDYKNSQIVEENVRLRFNRDVGNNVSVADRNDHNKHTASRRAAEHRMTAEKHKIPTVKPSKPNDKSGSEKEDSDEDNDGKIVDEADKVVIPSPFKRVYNALDWDNIIQCRRFRCFTKKFPIGPTKQDPENYWRNWWKSYAYIENVIEKVDRKNEYIRFKTQFRCGVGNTWQDCAHTYRVISSRCKRRIKLVSPQFEMKDYYKFFKYRAILRDVYLHFRRFMSKKWSGIVGKNLRGLTHRGKIALLLQNTIMEWHHWKELVTKFERAEISLSDDVTLAYSMLNYNLFNFIVYECIVELKNICSDDWPGFNEYYKRLQY; translated from the exons atgtCTAACAACAAAAGACAGTATTGGAATTATTTTGGAAATCCAATAAATGGATTTAACAGGGATGGCGCTAGTGGTAGTGCTAGAAATGTACCTAATTTAGGAACATTtagcatggaaaacaatgaatATCGCAGCAGTCGAAATAACATGGGCAATATGTCTAGAGATAATGCAAACAACTATGGAGGATCTATGGAGGACAACAAATGTACTAGGAACGATACTGACATCCCAAATCATTATAATGAGCCTTTCCATGGTAGTAGCTCCGGAAACAGTGGTTTTGGTGTTAATCGAGCAGGGTACGGGGATTTCAATGACATACGAAGCGAACGCTTTGAAAATTGTAATAATATCTCCTATCCCACTGCTGGTCGCGTTAGTGTTTTCAGCAGGCTGGATAATGGCATTGGAAATGCTGGAAGACAATGGGTTGGACATAATAAGCAAGCGGAGAACGATTCTATCGGGAATTTGCAAGGCATTGGGGGATCTGAGAGGAACTGGACTCCGTCGTTCGAAAATGCACAAACGCTGCTAGGAAAGCGAAGATTTATTACCGAAGATGATGGAGGCTGTTTCGAGGAATCTTATCCAATGCGCAATAAGAGATATGCTGGTCCTAACGATGTTTACCAATCAATAAGGGATCCCGATGAACACCGTGCAAGAAGGCCTGATGACAATTGTGATGGTTTTGCTAGAGGGGATTTCATGATGGGAAAACGAATGACGGACTTTATAGTAGAAAGCCATAGCTTGCTGTCAGCGAATTGCAGTACCCAAAGTGATGGTAGAAGTAATGGTATGAGCGAATGCAGAGATGCGAGCAACCAGAGGTATGGACATTTGCAAGAAGATGATTATAAAAACAGCCAAATTGTTGAAGAAAATGTTCGATTAAGATTTAATCGCGATGTGGGCAATAACGTATCGGTAGCCGATAGAAATGATCATAATAAGCATACAGCCAGTAGAAGAGCAGCTGAGCATAGAATGACAGCGGAGAAACATAAAATACCAACAGTTAAACCAAGTAAACCAAATGATAAAAGCGGAAGCGAAAAAGAAGATTCAGATGAAGACAATGATGGAAAAATTGTAGACGAAGCGGACAAAGTAGTGATACCAAGCCCATTTAAGAGAGTTTACAATGCTCTAGATTGGGATAATATCATTCAGTGTAGGAGGTTCAGATGTTttacgaaaaaatttcccattggTCCTACAAAACAGGATCCAGAGAACTATTGGAGAAATTGGTGGAAGTCTTACGCGTACatagaaaatgtcattgaaaaggTTGACAGAAAAAACGAGTATATACGATTTAAAACACAATTTCGTTGTGGAGTTGGTAACACATGGCAGGATTGTGCACACACTTATCGTGTCATCTCATCCAGATGCAAACGGCGCATTAAATTAGTATCGCCTCAATTTGAAATGAAAgattattataaattttttaagtatAGAGCTATACTTAGGGATGTCTACCTACATTTTAGACGATTCATGTCCAAAAAATGGTCTGGTATTGTTGGAAAAAATCTCCGTGGATTAACACATAGAGGGAAGATAGCGTTATTGCTGCAAAATACTATAATGGAATGGCATCATTGGAAGGAGTTGGTGACCAAATTTGAAAGAGCCGAAATATCTTTGTCGGATGATGTAACTCTTGCGTATTCCATGCTTAACTACAACCTTTTCAATTTTATCGTATACGAATGTATAGTTGAACTTAAG AATATATGCTCAGATGATTGGCCTGGATTTAACGAGTATTATAAAAGGTTGCAGTACTGA
- the LOC106083723 gene encoding PIH1 domain-containing protein 1, producing the protein MSGSRNFLDADNSLMERNLRFIKNDFEENLSQYFSSGPVSGANDNYGNSTSSSSNSAPPREYRVVQPTPGFCIKSFKVNTNEKYFINVCQTEEIPPPEDITETELTEILNSDEPSSYRIPMSISEPRVTKDKSDNPVDAVDFAVNPKFFAKIEKSILFRDFFLVLIAEALSEKYNVQIKVDKAIILTKRKFIGTLVSHRVRNNDVKNVLSSYRNPSKDDLSKLKSLEGGQKQLVQEINANEVNALRKQSEQLKQQESVRIKQEISQASSTVPDYKLRARIKDEEVEEVQAEFFLPKCISSQEITLDIGEDRILLESMKHGYLFDKFVNYRLNQERARAIFDKTNKMLQIRIPVISA; encoded by the exons ATGAGTGGCTCTAGAAATTTTTTGGATGCTGACAACAGTCTGATGGAAAGAAATTTGCGTTTTATAAAG aatgattttgaagaaaatttaagccaatacTTCTCATCTGGGCCTGTAAGTGGGGCAAATGACAATTATGGAAATTCTACTTCATCCTCATCTAATTCAGCACCTCCACGAGAATATAGAGTGGTACAACCAACACCag GATTCTGCATTAAAAGCTTCAAAGTAAATACCAACGAGAAGTATTTCATCAATGTCTGTCAAACCGAAGAAATTCCACCACCCGAAGACATTACTGAAACTGAACTTACGGAAATTTTAAATTCCGACGAACCAAGTTCTTATCGCATACCAATGAGCATTTCTGAGCCTCGAGTTACCAAAGATAAATCTGATAATCCTGTCGATGCTGTGGATTTTGCCgtaaatccaaaattttttgccaaaatcgaaAAGTCGATACTTTTTCGtgatttctttttggttttgatTGCCGAAGCCTTAAGCGAAAAATATAATGTGCAAATTAAAGTTGATAAGGCAATCATTCTTACTAAACGCAAATTTATTGGTACTTTGGTCTCACATCGTGTGCGCAATAATGATGTAAAAAATGTACTGAGCTCTTATCGCAATCCTTCTAAGGATGATCTTAGTAAATTGAAATCACTTGAAGGTGGCCAGAAGCAgttggttcaagaaatcaatgcAAATGAAGTGAATGCATTAAGGAAGCAATCCGAACAACTTAAACAGCAAGAATCAGTGCGTATCAAACAGGAAATTTCGCAGGCTTCTTCAACAGTTCCAGACTATAAATTAAGAGCACGTATCAAAGACGAGGAGGTTGAGGAGGTACAAGCCGAATTCTTTTTGCCAAAATGT ATTTCGTCCCAGGAAATCACTTTGGACATTGGCGAAGATCGTATTCTGTTGGAATCTATGAAACATGGTTATCTTTTTGATAAGTTTGTCAACTATCGGCTAAACCAGGAAAGAGCACGCGCAATATTTGATAAGACTAATAAG atgCTTCAAATACGCATTCCTGTTATATCGGCTTAA